From Ptychodera flava strain L36383 chromosome 2, AS_Pfla_20210202, whole genome shotgun sequence, the proteins below share one genomic window:
- the LOC139114052 gene encoding kyphoscoliosis peptidase-like isoform X1 gives MGCSSSKTVERKRSIQPITSTDLDHGGLLPAPFSDQAEHVADVQKRNIDVQKRNIDVQKLKIEDTFWKEKKKLIPNYERMKELDNYALEASASLKNSPTELVSYLTKIAQNDLEKFRLLFRWEAQNVDYDVEGYYGNKGLGQGDYSAEGVLKSGVAVCEGYSGLFKMLCDLAGLECESLSGASKGGDYQPGDVFKMENGKIKTDHAWSKIKINGKWYLCDCTWAAGSVGFDKEIGKMAYTRKWNEYYFISDPEMFASKHFPVAKSSGHGAPNEQYLKKPFSDLNVWSDVPLRDCAYYAFNMQTLSHNQGVIETNENEISVKVQCPYNQYLRFWTKLTDLNEKNTIPRAGRKYSDHVISYRKGDTVTCMVRFPHAGDFTLMVGVNPMNISEDLKSMSQWVLSYTIKKRGNTPSAAFPSGAAYNVWGANDEFLNKGFRVIGQEGPIIVSNTGKAELQLQLPDEREQLLAELISFSGGQSEVEGHVCGEKNNRRVKYHITLPYEGEYRFTVMAKLRDDGKYWHGANFMIRNSKAAVIDEKFPHSRSLWGPGEEFYKLDVKCSGSSKIIAIDGSCQIKFSKHPDVVFLFHLEKNGEKYSEATKFVFADSAMDGSEFIFHARLPEKGYYKFQLFAKNRNVEGSYSGVGHWLLEAHVPWKGEFYPSANGSWGASNHFIDLGLQLVEHKSSVIVANNGACVITIKAPEPITTTPYLLKNDSRLPEEEKKNCLTITSNDTSISYSIRLPESGFYKFELYGTRKGATSLPYLGCWLIDSKKRNVVR, from the exons ATGGGTTGTTCGTCGTCAAAAACAGTGGAGAGGAAACGAAGCATTCAACCAATCACCTCTACCGACTTGGACCATGGAGGTCTTTTACCAGCTCCATTCTCAGACCAAGCTGAACACGTGGCTGATGTTCAGAAGCGGAACATAGATGTTCAGAAGCGAAACATAGATGTTCAGAAGCTGAAAATAGAAGATACCTTCTGGAAAGAGAAGAAAAAGTTGATTCCTAACTATGAACGCATGAAAGAATTGGATAACTATGCTTTAGAG GCTTCTGCATCTCTTAAGAATTCTCCTACCGAGCTAGTGAGCTATCTcacaaaaattgcacaaaatgaTCTCGAGAAGTTTCGTCTACTTTTTCGATGGGAGGCGCAGAACGTAGATTATGACGTCGAGGGTTACTATGGGAACAAGGGACTTGGACAAGGTGACTACTCGGCCGAAGGAGTTTTGAAAAGTGGAGTGGCTGTATGCGAAGGTTACAGCGGCCTTTTCAAGATGCTTTGTGA TCTAGCAGGCTTGGAATGTGAAAGTCTGTCTGGGGCTTCCAAGGGAGGTGACTACCAGCCAGGGGACGTTTTCAAAAtggaaaatggtaaaattaaaaCCGACCACGCCTGGAGTAAGATAAAAATCAATGGAAAATGGTACCTGTGCGATTGTACATGGGCGGCGGGATCAGTCG ggTTTGATAAGGAGATTGGTAAAATGGCTTACACTCGAAAGTGGAATGAATACTATTTCATTAGCGATCCAGAAATGTTTGCCTCGAAGCATTTCCCGGTTGCTAAAAGCTCAGGACACGGAGCCCCCAACGAGCAGTATCTGAAGAAACCTTTTAGTGATTTAAATGTGTGGTCAGATGTTCCACTACGAGATTGTGCATACTATGCGTTTAACATGCAAACCCTAAGCCATAACCAAGGTGTGATTGAAACAAACGAAAATGAAATATCTGTGAAAGTTCAGTGCCCGTACAACCAGTATTTGCGTTTTTGGACCAAGTTGACGGACTTGAATGAGAAGAATACAATACCGAGAGCTGGAAGAAAGTATTCGGATCACGTCATAAGCTACAGAAAGGGTGATACAGTCACATGCATGGTTAGGTTTCCCCATGCAGGCGATTTCACTTTAATGGTTGGAGTAAATCCGATGAACATTTCTGAGGACTTGAAGTCTATGTCTCAGTGGGTGTTGTCTTACACGATTAAGAAGAGAGGCAACACACCCTCCGCGGCGTTCCCCTCTGGTGCAGCGTACAACGTCTGGGGCGCAAATGATGAATTTCTTAACAAGGGATTTCGAGTTATCGGCCAGGAAGGACCCATCATAGTTTCAAACACAGGGAAAGCCGAATTACAGCTACAACTTCCAGATGAACGTGAGCAACTGTTAGCTGAGTTGATTTCCTTCTCTGGAGGACAGTCTGAGGTCGAAGGTCATGTGTGTGGCGAGAAAAATAACCGCAGAGTGAAGTACCACATCACATTGCCGTATGAGGGCGAATATCGATTCACCGTAATGGCAAAGTTGCGTGATGATGGCAAATACTGGCACGGTGCCAACTTCATGATTCGGAATTCGAAAGCCGCGGTGATCGATGAGAAATTTCCTCATTCAAGAAGTCTCTGGGGTCCTGGTGAAGAGTTCTACAAGCTTGATGTCAAATGCTCTGGTTCCTCAAAAATTATTGCCATCGACGGGTCCTGTCAGATTAAGTTTTCTAAACATCCCGACGTGGTGTTCCTCTTTCATTTAGAAAAGAATGGCGAAAAATATAGCGAAGCCACAAAGTTTGTCTTTGCTGATTCAGCAATGGACGGTAGTGAGTTCATTTTTCACGCAAGACTTCCTGAAAAGGGATACTACAAATTCCAGCTTTTTGCAAAGAACAGAAATGTGGAGGGTTCATATTCGGGAGTGGGACACTGGCTGCTTGAAGCACATGTGCCGTGGAAAGGAGAATTTTATCCTTCGGCCAATGGTTCCTGGGGAGCGAGTAACCATTTCATTGACCTCGGGCTGCAACTTGTTGAACACAAATCCTCGGTGATTGTCGCAAACAATGGCGCATGTGTAATAACCATCAAAGCGCCAGAACCGATCACCACCACCCCATATTTGTTGAAAAACGACTCTCGACTTCCCGAGGAGGAGAAAAAGAACTGTCTTACAATAACGAGTAACGACACAAGTATATCTTACTCAATAAGATTGCCAGAGTCTGGTTTCTACAAATTTGAACTATACGGCACCAGAAAAGGCGCCACGTCATTGCCGTACCTTGGTTGCTGGTTGATAGACTCTAAAAAGCGAAATGTAGTTAGATGA